A portion of the Candidatus Pristimantibacillus lignocellulolyticus genome contains these proteins:
- the trpA gene encoding tryptophan synthase subunit alpha yields the protein MNLIDKKFAELKEQNNTALIPFISVGDPNIATTVDIIKTLEAAGADIIELGVPYSDPLADGPVIQRASERALQHSITLTDCINLGGTLRAEGVQIPLILFTYFNPIFQFGLRPFFDIVKSNDISGLIIPDLPIEEDGEVRELAQQYNIHLIPLVAPTSDERVIRITQHAKGFVYCVSSLGVTGERATFHTGIDEFLAVVKSASSVPIAIGFGISNREQVARFEGKCDGVIVGSAIVRTIENSLPLLADEATKQAGLKQIGDFVASLKG from the coding sequence ATGAATTTAATTGATAAAAAATTCGCTGAACTGAAAGAGCAGAACAATACTGCATTAATTCCATTCATTTCTGTAGGCGATCCCAATATTGCTACAACGGTCGATATTATTAAAACTTTAGAAGCAGCAGGCGCTGACATTATAGAATTAGGTGTGCCTTATTCTGATCCGCTAGCAGATGGTCCAGTAATTCAACGTGCTTCAGAACGCGCATTACAGCACAGTATTACATTAACAGATTGTATTAATCTGGGTGGGACGTTGCGTGCTGAAGGTGTCCAAATTCCATTAATTCTGTTCACATACTTTAATCCCATTTTCCAGTTTGGGCTTAGACCATTTTTTGATATTGTGAAAAGTAATGATATTAGTGGACTTATTATTCCTGATCTTCCAATTGAAGAAGATGGAGAAGTTAGAGAATTAGCGCAGCAATATAATATCCATCTTATCCCTTTAGTTGCACCAACTTCCGATGAACGTGTCATTCGTATTACACAGCATGCAAAAGGCTTTGTATATTGTGTGTCTTCATTAGGAGTTACAGGTGAGCGAGCTACATTCCATACTGGCATTGATGAGTTTCTAGCAGTAGTTAAGAGTGCATCTTCGGTTCCGATTGCAATCGGTTTTGGTATCTCTAATCGTGAACAAGTTGCTCGTTTCGAAGGTAAATGCGATGGTGTTATCGTAGGTAGTGCAATCGTTCGTACAATCGAGAACAGCTTGCCATTGTTAGCTGATGAAGCGACCAAGCAAGCAGGTTTGAAACAGATCGGTGATTTTGTTGCTAGCTTAAAAGGATAA
- the trpB gene encoding tryptophan synthase subunit beta, producing MTQIPDSNGRFGPFGGRYVPETLMNALLQLEEAYLHYSKDPEFQAEILDLLYRYSGRPTSLYYAPNLTEKLGGAKIYLKREDLNHTGAHKINNAIAQGLLAKRMGKTKIIAETGAGQHGVASATVAALLGLECKVFMGEEDMKRQQLNVFRMNLLGAEVVPVTSGTRTLKDACNETLRYWVSNVTDTYYILGSATGPHPYPLMVRDFQRIIGDEAREQILKYENKLPDYVVAAVGGGSNAIGIFYPFIQDKGVKLLGVEAAGRGVETDEHAATMTKGRHGVFQGSMSYVLQDEHGQVQPAHSISAGLDYPGIGPEHSYLKDSGRAEYAPITDAEALEALQELSRTEGIIPALESAHAIAQVIKLAPTLSKDQTIVVSLSGRGDKDVEAIMSYLGKSSDGSFHL from the coding sequence ATGACACAAATTCCAGATTCCAATGGTCGCTTTGGACCGTTCGGGGGCAGATATGTTCCTGAAACATTAATGAATGCTTTGTTACAATTAGAAGAAGCATATCTTCACTATTCCAAAGATCCAGAATTCCAAGCAGAAATACTTGATTTATTATATCGCTACTCAGGTCGTCCGACGTCATTATATTACGCTCCGAATTTAACTGAAAAGCTTGGTGGAGCAAAAATTTACTTGAAACGTGAAGATTTGAACCATACGGGTGCGCATAAAATTAATAATGCAATTGCGCAAGGATTGCTTGCTAAACGTATGGGCAAAACGAAGATTATTGCTGAAACTGGAGCGGGTCAACATGGTGTTGCTTCTGCTACTGTAGCTGCCTTACTAGGTCTTGAATGTAAAGTATTTATGGGCGAAGAAGATATGAAGCGCCAACAACTAAATGTATTCCGAATGAATTTACTTGGTGCTGAAGTTGTACCTGTAACTAGTGGAACACGCACGTTAAAAGATGCTTGTAATGAAACTCTACGTTATTGGGTTAGTAATGTAACAGATACTTACTATATTCTTGGTTCTGCAACTGGTCCTCATCCATACCCTTTGATGGTTCGAGATTTCCAGCGTATTATCGGTGATGAAGCTCGTGAGCAAATATTGAAATACGAAAATAAACTACCTGATTATGTTGTGGCTGCTGTCGGTGGCGGTAGTAATGCAATCGGTATTTTCTATCCATTTATCCAAGATAAAGGTGTGAAATTATTAGGCGTGGAAGCTGCTGGTCGTGGTGTAGAGACAGATGAGCATGCAGCAACGATGACAAAAGGACGTCACGGTGTATTCCAAGGTTCGATGAGTTATGTACTGCAAGATGAGCACGGCCAAGTACAACCAGCTCATTCAATCTCAGCAGGACTTGATTATCCTGGTATCGGACCTGAACATTCTTACTTGAAAGACAGTGGTCGTGCAGAGTATGCACCTATTACGGATGCAGAAGCACTGGAAGCGTTGCAAGAACTTTCTCGTACGGAAGGGATTATTCCAGCGTTAGAATCAGCACATGCTATTGCACAAGTGATTAAGTTAGCTCCAACTTTAAGCAAAGATCAAACAATCGTAGTAAGTTTGTCTGGTCGAGGCGACAAAGATGTAGAAGCGATTATGAGTTACTTAGGTAAATCTTCCGATGGATCTTTTCATTTGTAG
- a CDS encoding phosphoribosylanthranilate isomerase: MNQEVVESLSIKPRIKICGLRDVATIEAMEGLPIQEVGLVFAPSKRQVTAAQAEQLVDAIHRLSGERIRAVGVFVNHPLEEMIALLQHVPLDVVQLHGNEDVQYYSLLHEAYPNLALWKVISIKQQREHNNEAEQHIKDELTPYIPYIESILIDAPGGGTGKPFNWEAIATYRAVADQFELQLYVAGGLHEGNVAQLISSYRCDGIDVSSGVESDGVKDLHKINEFVRKVIEA, encoded by the coding sequence ATGAATCAAGAAGTCGTAGAGTCGTTATCAATTAAGCCGCGCATCAAAATATGTGGTTTACGCGATGTTGCAACTATAGAGGCGATGGAAGGATTACCGATTCAAGAAGTTGGGCTAGTCTTTGCTCCGAGTAAGCGTCAAGTTACAGCTGCACAAGCTGAGCAACTTGTCGATGCTATTCATCGCCTTAGTGGAGAGAGGATACGTGCCGTTGGTGTATTCGTCAATCATCCTCTTGAAGAAATGATTGCTTTATTGCAACATGTTCCGCTCGATGTCGTGCAATTGCATGGCAATGAGGATGTGCAATACTATAGTTTGTTGCATGAAGCCTATCCCAATTTAGCGTTGTGGAAAGTAATTTCAATCAAACAACAACGTGAGCATAATAATGAGGCGGAGCAACATATTAAGGATGAATTGACTCCATATATTCCTTATATTGAGAGTATATTAATAGATGCTCCAGGTGGCGGGACAGGTAAACCTTTCAATTGGGAAGCTATTGCGACATATCGAGCAGTTGCAGATCAATTTGAACTGCAGCTATACGTGGCTGGTGGATTGCATGAAGGCAATGTAGCACAATTAATTTCGAGCTATCGTTGCGATGGAATAGATGTTTCCAGTGGTGTAGAATCAGATGGAGTGAAAGATTTGCACAAAATAAATGAGTTTGTCAGAAAGGTGATAGAAGCATGA
- the trpC gene encoding indole-3-glycerol phosphate synthase TrpC, which produces MFLNKIVETKKVEVQQLAENFNIKQYEQHIATLPPCRGFEKALRAGGRKRDLALIAEVKKASPSKGLIREDFHPVELALAYESAGADCLSVLTDVDYFQGSNEYLKRISEAVKLPLLRKDFIIDYRQIYEARAIGADCILLIVAILTDEQLSEFHDLAKKLGMDVLVEVHDTSELERVLKLNKATLIGVNNRNLHTFETKLETTQALIGMMPEHVMNISESGILSQQDYEYVRSVGAQGLLIGEHFMRQGDVGQAIEQLMGQVTNV; this is translated from the coding sequence ATGTTTCTTAATAAAATTGTCGAGACGAAAAAAGTTGAAGTACAGCAATTAGCGGAAAACTTCAATATTAAGCAGTATGAACAACATATTGCTACATTGCCTCCATGCCGTGGATTCGAGAAAGCTTTGCGTGCAGGTGGTCGTAAACGTGATTTAGCGTTAATCGCGGAAGTGAAAAAAGCATCTCCGTCCAAAGGATTAATACGTGAAGATTTCCATCCGGTTGAACTTGCACTTGCCTATGAGTCTGCTGGTGCAGATTGTCTATCCGTGCTTACTGATGTGGATTACTTCCAAGGATCTAATGAATACTTGAAAAGAATCTCAGAAGCAGTGAAACTTCCATTATTACGCAAAGATTTTATTATTGATTACCGTCAAATTTATGAAGCAAGAGCTATAGGTGCGGACTGTATTTTATTAATTGTAGCTATTCTGACAGATGAACAGCTTAGTGAATTCCACGATCTTGCGAAAAAATTAGGAATGGACGTTCTTGTAGAAGTTCATGATACATCGGAATTAGAACGAGTGCTTAAATTAAATAAGGCTACATTGATCGGTGTTAATAATCGTAATCTGCACACATTTGAAACAAAACTTGAGACAACTCAAGCTTTAATCGGTATGATGCCTGAACATGTTATGAACATTAGTGAGAGCGGCATATTGAGTCAGCAAGATTATGAATATGTAAGATCTGTAGGGGCACAAGGATTGCTGATCGGTGAACATTTCATGCGTCAAGGAGATGTTGGTCAAGCGATTGAGCAATTAATGGGTCAGGTTACAAACGTATGA
- the trpD gene encoding anthranilate phosphoribosyltransferase codes for MSEAISMQQAIAKLVSSNDLSRAEAQSVMTQIMNGEATSAQIGAAAIALRMKGETKDEITGLAEVMRSFSNHVDSHQSGLLDTCGTGGSGISKFNISTASSLIAAAAGITVAKHGNRAMSGKSGSADVLEALGVNINVTPEQAKACLDEVGICFMFAQLYHPSLKHAAGPRKEIGTRTIFNMLGPLTNPAGADRQLLGLYDASKTEIIAEVLRELGITRALVVSSFDGLDEISISSSTKVSELKDGSVTTYHISPEQLGLVTRPLSDVLGGEPAQNAQIIREIFDGTRRDGYRDIVLANAGACIYLGGLSNTHAEGVKIAAEIIDSGKAALKLDQLIQKTGELNYVS; via the coding sequence ATGAGCGAAGCAATAAGTATGCAACAAGCGATAGCTAAGCTAGTATCTAGCAATGATCTTTCGCGAGCAGAAGCACAATCCGTGATGACTCAAATTATGAACGGAGAAGCTACTTCTGCGCAAATCGGAGCTGCAGCGATAGCACTTCGAATGAAGGGTGAAACAAAAGATGAAATTACTGGGCTTGCAGAAGTGATGCGTAGCTTCTCTAATCATGTCGATAGTCACCAAAGCGGACTGCTAGATACATGCGGTACTGGCGGATCCGGAATTAGTAAGTTCAATATTTCTACAGCATCTTCACTAATAGCAGCGGCTGCTGGTATTACGGTTGCAAAACATGGAAATCGTGCAATGTCAGGCAAATCCGGTAGTGCGGATGTGCTTGAAGCACTTGGTGTTAATATTAACGTTACTCCAGAGCAAGCGAAAGCATGTCTTGATGAAGTAGGCATCTGCTTTATGTTCGCTCAACTTTATCATCCTTCCTTAAAGCATGCAGCTGGACCACGTAAAGAAATCGGAACAAGAACGATTTTCAATATGTTAGGCCCACTTACAAATCCTGCTGGTGCAGATCGTCAATTACTAGGTTTATATGATGCTAGTAAGACTGAGATTATAGCGGAAGTATTACGGGAATTAGGAATAACACGAGCACTTGTTGTCAGTAGCTTCGATGGGTTGGATGAGATTAGTATTTCATCATCAACGAAAGTATCTGAATTGAAAGATGGTAGTGTAACCACATATCATATTTCACCAGAACAATTAGGATTAGTTACACGTCCACTTTCCGATGTACTTGGAGGCGAGCCAGCTCAAAACGCTCAAATCATTCGAGAAATATTTGATGGCACACGTCGTGATGGATATCGTGATATTGTGCTAGCCAATGCTGGAGCATGTATCTACCTTGGCGGTCTTTCTAATACTCATGCTGAAGGTGTGAAAATCGCAGCAGAAATCATTGATTCTGGAAAAGCTGCTTTGAAGCTTGATCAGCTTATTCAAAAGACAGGAGAATTGAATTATGTTTCTTAA
- the trpE gene encoding anthranilate synthase component I: MSTELQQVISLADQYNLIPIVRRVMADTETPIRLFKHFAKKEHAFLLESVEGGAKWARYSFIGTDPFLMLYGKHGEMVFEQNGEKTILSDKPIELLKAKLRSFRTPANTELPPFTGGAIGFFGYDLLQYYEKLPAHRVDDLNMNDIQFMFCDQVIVFDHLKQQLLLVSNVHIEEGSTDAQIEQAYNRTLGRIEAMIEEISQVNVATDIPRGSMDLDPDLGEVESNITKEKFIDNIHQAKEYIRAGDIFQVVLSQRFSIETTVDPLHVYRVLRVMNPSPYMYYLKMGEQVIVGTSPEALVKVNNGKVETRPIAGTRPRGKTVEEDKQLEQDLLADEKEKAEHLMLVDLGRNDIGRVSEFGSVRCDTFMEVERYSHVMHIVSNVSGKLREDKDFFDAFISCLPAGTVSGAPKLRAMEIIAELENEARGAYAGAIGYLGFGGSMDTCITIRTIIFQNNRAYVQSGAGIVWDSNPESEYMETVNKAKASLKAIRAAEQMFGTKQEQLKTSINTDYEVLN; this comes from the coding sequence ATGTCTACTGAATTACAACAAGTTATTTCATTAGCTGATCAATATAATTTAATTCCAATTGTACGCCGGGTTATGGCTGATACTGAGACTCCTATTCGATTGTTTAAGCATTTTGCTAAAAAGGAGCACGCTTTCTTACTTGAGAGTGTTGAAGGTGGCGCCAAATGGGCTAGATATTCATTTATCGGAACAGATCCGTTCTTGATGTTATATGGAAAACATGGAGAGATGGTTTTCGAGCAAAATGGCGAAAAGACAATTCTTTCAGATAAACCTATTGAACTATTGAAAGCAAAGTTACGTTCATTCCGTACTCCTGCTAATACTGAGCTTCCTCCATTTACAGGTGGAGCTATCGGATTTTTTGGATATGATCTATTACAATATTATGAGAAATTACCTGCTCACCGAGTAGATGATCTCAATATGAACGATATTCAATTTATGTTCTGCGATCAAGTTATCGTATTTGATCATTTGAAGCAACAATTGCTATTAGTTAGCAATGTTCATATCGAAGAAGGATCAACAGATGCACAAATTGAGCAAGCATATAACCGTACTCTTGGCCGTATAGAGGCGATGATCGAAGAGATTAGTCAAGTGAACGTAGCTACTGATATTCCTAGAGGATCTATGGATTTGGATCCAGATCTTGGGGAAGTAGAATCGAATATTACGAAAGAAAAGTTTATAGATAACATTCATCAAGCGAAAGAATATATCCGCGCTGGTGATATATTCCAAGTAGTTCTTTCACAACGCTTCAGTATAGAAACAACGGTTGATCCGCTTCATGTATATCGTGTACTACGTGTAATGAACCCATCTCCATATATGTACTATTTGAAAATGGGTGAACAAGTCATCGTAGGTACTTCTCCTGAAGCACTTGTGAAAGTCAATAACGGTAAAGTGGAAACACGTCCAATTGCTGGCACACGTCCGCGTGGTAAGACAGTTGAAGAAGATAAGCAACTAGAGCAAGATTTGCTTGCTGATGAGAAAGAGAAAGCGGAGCATTTAATGCTTGTTGATCTTGGTCGTAATGACATCGGCAGAGTATCTGAGTTTGGTTCCGTACGTTGTGATACGTTTATGGAAGTTGAACGTTATTCTCATGTCATGCACATCGTATCGAATGTGTCCGGCAAATTACGTGAAGATAAAGATTTCTTTGATGCATTTATATCTTGTTTACCAGCTGGAACGGTGTCAGGAGCGCCGAAACTACGTGCGATGGAAATTATCGCTGAGTTAGAAAATGAGGCGCGTGGTGCTTATGCTGGTGCGATTGGCTACCTTGGCTTCGGTGGTTCAATGGACACTTGTATTACAATTCGTACAATTATATTCCAAAATAATCGTGCTTACGTACAGAGCGGTGCAGGCATTGTATGGGATTCTAATCCTGAAAGTGAATATATGGAAACTGTGAATAAAGCAAAAGCAAGTTTGAAAGCGATTCGTGCAGCTGAGCAAATGTTTGGTACTAAACAAGAGCAATTGAAAACATCCATTAATACTGATTACGAAGTGTTAAATTAA
- the aroH gene encoding chorismate mutase — protein sequence MNVRGIRGAATVESNQAELIKEVTLDMVKDIVSQNNVNPADISCVFITVTQDLDQAFPAQAIRQLPGWELVPQMCALEVPVKGSLEKCVRLMVLVNTDKTQAEIKHVYKGGAIALRPDLAQK from the coding sequence ATGAATGTACGTGGAATCCGAGGAGCAGCAACAGTAGAGTCAAATCAAGCCGAGCTTATTAAAGAAGTTACCTTAGATATGGTTAAAGATATTGTCAGTCAAAACAATGTAAACCCAGCAGACATTTCTTGTGTATTTATTACCGTTACGCAAGATCTTGATCAAGCATTCCCTGCACAAGCGATTCGACAATTACCAGGGTGGGAATTAGTACCACAGATGTGCGCACTAGAAGTTCCTGTAAAAGGGAGCCTTGAAAAATGCGTACGATTGATGGTGCTAGTCAATACGGACAAAACGCAAGCAGAAATTAAACATGTTTACAAAGGTGGAGCAATTGCTCTTCGTCCAGATTTAGCTCAAAAATAA
- the aroB gene encoding 3-dehydroquinate synthase, whose translation MHKLMVELGDRSYPIYIGSGLLDTVATYFSNHGISKKSPLMIVTDENVAPKYLDRLAQSLREDGFNVVTAVVAAGEQSKSLANLELLVKVALEGGLDRKSAIVALGGGVVGDLAGYVAAAYMRGVKFVQIPTTILAHDSSVGGKVAVNHPLAKNIIGAFHQPEFVLYDLNTLQSLPDRDVKSGLAEVVKHGLIWDAEFVDWCIEHADRLVAKDPESLGYALYKGCSVKAQVVSQDEKENSLRAILNLGHTIGHALEAVAGYGELMHGEAISIGMIGSAKLGVRYGASEELLRVTTLALESCGLPTSIPSQYDTDEILAAMMHDKKFSEGTTVFVVPTEIGTVEIKPNVPVEWIREIIEELKQEG comes from the coding sequence ATGCATAAATTAATGGTTGAACTTGGTGACCGCTCTTATCCAATCTATATCGGATCAGGCTTGCTTGACACGGTTGCTACTTATTTCTCGAATCATGGTATTAGTAAAAAATCACCACTTATGATTGTAACTGATGAGAATGTAGCCCCAAAATATCTTGATCGATTAGCACAATCGCTAAGAGAAGATGGCTTTAACGTTGTAACAGCAGTAGTAGCTGCGGGAGAACAGTCTAAGTCTCTAGCTAATCTTGAATTGTTAGTAAAAGTTGCTTTAGAAGGTGGACTTGATCGTAAATCTGCAATCGTAGCACTAGGTGGTGGCGTAGTTGGAGATTTAGCTGGTTATGTAGCAGCGGCTTATATGCGCGGCGTGAAATTCGTTCAAATCCCAACAACGATTCTAGCTCATGATAGTAGTGTAGGTGGTAAAGTAGCAGTAAATCATCCGTTAGCGAAAAATATTATCGGTGCTTTTCATCAACCTGAATTCGTATTGTATGATTTGAACACTTTGCAAAGTTTACCTGATCGTGATGTGAAATCAGGATTAGCTGAAGTCGTTAAGCATGGTTTGATCTGGGATGCCGAGTTCGTAGACTGGTGTATCGAACACGCTGATAGATTAGTAGCGAAAGATCCTGAAAGTCTCGGATACGCACTATACAAAGGATGTAGCGTGAAGGCTCAAGTCGTTTCGCAAGATGAGAAAGAAAATAGTTTGCGTGCCATTCTTAATCTGGGACATACGATCGGTCATGCGCTTGAAGCTGTAGCGGGCTATGGCGAGCTAATGCATGGTGAAGCGATAAGCATTGGTATGATTGGTTCGGCAAAGTTAGGCGTTCGTTATGGGGCATCAGAAGAACTTCTGCGCGTTACAACTTTAGCGCTTGAAAGCTGTGGTTTACCAACATCTATCCCAAGCCAATACGATACAGATGAAATCTTAGCTGCAATGATGCATGATAAGAAGTTTTCAGAAGGAACAACAGTGTTTGTCGTACCAACAGAAATTGGTACTGTAGAAATTAAACCAAACGTACCAGTTGAATGGATACGTGAAATTATAGAAGAATTAAAGCAGGAGGGCTAA